In Arsenicicoccus sp. oral taxon 190, the following are encoded in one genomic region:
- a CDS encoding SDR family NAD(P)-dependent oxidoreductase codes for MTSNSAPDGGPVTDLPDGGPVADPPVAGLPDGGPVGGLVPGAEETVTPQRPAGAPGIPPVVLVTGGSRGIGAHLARGFSAEGYVVELTSRDGDAARRLADELVREGGDATGSPLDVAEPDQVRIFVDQVLERHGRLDVVVNNAGVIERPTVLWESDIDEWWGVQRTNVLGPYLVARAAAPAMIAAGGGRIINLNSGSGTRADAEQSAYHVSKTALARITGALHLAGAEHGLRAFDLAPGVVRTDMTEAMPQHLGRTEWTDPQEVVALALALAAGDLDAWSGRMVRAGADTPESLAARAAEGLTDDVRTIGLVGYGDGDPVAG; via the coding sequence GTGACCAGCAACAGCGCGCCGGACGGCGGCCCGGTCACCGACCTGCCCGACGGTGGCCCCGTCGCGGACCCGCCCGTCGCCGGCCTGCCGGACGGTGGCCCCGTCGGCGGCCTGGTGCCGGGGGCCGAGGAGACGGTGACCCCGCAGCGGCCCGCAGGGGCGCCCGGCATACCGCCGGTGGTGCTGGTGACGGGAGGGTCGCGCGGCATCGGCGCGCACCTGGCCCGTGGTTTCTCCGCGGAGGGCTACGTCGTCGAGCTGACGTCGCGCGACGGTGACGCCGCCCGCCGGCTGGCCGACGAGCTCGTGCGCGAGGGTGGCGACGCGACCGGCTCCCCGCTGGACGTCGCCGAGCCTGACCAGGTGCGGATCTTCGTGGACCAGGTGCTCGAGCGGCACGGCCGGCTCGACGTGGTCGTCAACAACGCCGGGGTCATCGAGCGGCCGACCGTGCTGTGGGAGAGCGACATCGACGAGTGGTGGGGCGTGCAGCGCACCAACGTCCTCGGGCCCTACCTGGTCGCGAGGGCGGCGGCGCCCGCCATGATCGCCGCCGGCGGCGGTCGCATCATCAACCTCAACAGCGGCTCGGGCACCCGGGCCGACGCGGAGCAGAGCGCCTACCACGTGTCCAAGACCGCCCTCGCGCGGATCACCGGCGCGCTGCACCTCGCCGGCGCCGAGCACGGCCTGCGTGCCTTCGACCTGGCGCCGGGCGTGGTCCGCACCGACATGACCGAGGCGATGCCGCAGCACCTCGGACGCACCGAGTGGACCGACCCGCAGGAGGTCGTGGCGCTGGCGCTCGCCCTCGCCGCGGGCGACCTCGACGCCTGGTCGGGGCGCATGGTCCGGGCCGGCGCCGACACCCCGGAGAGCCTCGCCGCTCGCGCGGCCGAAGGGCTCACCGACGACGTCCGCACCATCGGGCTGGTCGGTTACGGCGACGGCGACCCGGTGGCCGGTTGA
- the pheS gene encoding phenylalanine--tRNA ligase subunit alpha produces MSGPNTQYDPVEVSALDPAAIEADVAAALAAVESATTLEELKAARLAHAGDRSPLALANREIGALPPSAKADAGKRVGQARGRVAAAVAARQQVLETERDDRMLVEERVDMTVVAPRRPIGARHPISTTIERIGDIFTGLGWEVAEGPEVEAEWFNFDALNFGPDHPARAMQDTFFLEPTDGGLVLRTHTSPVQMRAMLTRELPLFIVCPGKVFRTDDLDATHTPVFHQVEGLAVAEGLTMAHLKGTLDRFAAELFGPHVTTRLRPAFFPFTEPSAEMDFQCPICLGKDPACRVCGGTGWIEWGGCGMVNRNVLSAAGIDPDRFTGFAFGMGIERAIMLRHGVPDMFDIVEGDVRFSTQFGMEI; encoded by the coding sequence ATGTCTGGACCCAACACGCAGTACGACCCGGTCGAGGTCAGCGCCCTCGACCCTGCCGCCATCGAGGCCGACGTCGCCGCGGCGCTCGCCGCCGTCGAGTCCGCCACGACGCTCGAGGAGCTCAAGGCCGCCCGGCTGGCGCACGCGGGGGACCGGTCGCCGCTGGCGCTCGCCAACCGGGAGATCGGGGCGCTGCCGCCGTCCGCCAAGGCCGACGCCGGCAAGCGCGTCGGGCAGGCCCGGGGCCGGGTCGCGGCCGCGGTCGCCGCCCGGCAGCAGGTCCTCGAGACCGAGCGCGACGACCGCATGCTCGTCGAGGAGCGGGTCGACATGACCGTAGTGGCGCCGCGCCGCCCGATCGGCGCCCGCCACCCGATCTCGACGACCATCGAGCGGATCGGGGACATCTTCACCGGCCTCGGCTGGGAGGTCGCCGAGGGCCCCGAGGTCGAGGCCGAGTGGTTCAACTTCGACGCCCTCAACTTCGGCCCGGACCACCCGGCCCGGGCCATGCAGGACACGTTCTTCCTCGAGCCGACCGACGGCGGCCTGGTGCTGCGCACCCACACCTCGCCGGTGCAGATGCGCGCGATGCTGACCCGCGAGCTGCCGCTCTTCATCGTCTGCCCCGGCAAGGTCTTCCGCACCGACGACCTCGACGCCACCCACACCCCGGTCTTCCATCAGGTCGAGGGCCTGGCCGTCGCCGAGGGCCTGACCATGGCCCACCTCAAGGGCACCCTCGACCGGTTCGCCGCCGAGCTGTTCGGCCCGCACGTGACCACGCGGCTGCGGCCCGCCTTCTTCCCCTTCACCGAGCCGAGCGCCGAGATGGACTTCCAGTGCCCCATCTGCCTCGGCAAGGACCCGGCCTGCCGGGTGTGCGGCGGCACCGGCTGGATCGAGTGGGGTGGCTGCGGCATGGTCAACCGCAACGTCCTGTCGGCGGCGGGCATCGACCCCGACCGCTTCACCGGGTTCGCCTTCGGGATGGGCATCGAGCGCGCCATCATGCTGCGCCACGGGGTGCCCGACATGTTCGACATCGTCGAGGGCGACGTCCGTTTCAGCACGCAGTTCGGGATGGAGATCTGA
- the pheT gene encoding phenylalanine--tRNA ligase subunit beta — translation MRAPVSWLRELVGEDALPVTTTGADVAAALVKVGLEEEGLHGGDVTGPLVVGRVLDYADEPQKNGKVIRWCTVDVGEHGQMVTEGKHQEIVCGAHNFAVGDLVVVVLPGATLPGGFRISARKTYGHVSNGMMCALDELGLGEDHSGIIVLGDYLADDPERLARAVPGADAIELLGLGDEVVEVNITPDRGYAFSMRGIARDLALSLGVPFTDPAAEPARTAPAGDGSGYPVRLADEAPLDGRPGCDRYVARVVRGVDVHATTPPWMATRLTQLGMRPISLTVDVTNYVMLLLGQPLHAFDLDRLSGSIEVRRARAGERLTTLDGIERALDPQDLLITDAGETPLVIAGVMGGADCEVTDTTTDVLVEAAHFDPVSIARSARRHKLPSEAAKRFERGVDPELTAAAAELVVQLLVELGGGTADPGATDVGSVTLPEPFTVDVTLPTRLVGLTFERPEVLAVLREIGCDVEELDGDLVRVTPPSWRPDLRNGPDLVEEVARVRGYAQIPSELPRAPGGTGLTPVQRARRLLAATLAQQGLVEVLSSPFVAEARFDAFGYDPQDERRRTVRLANPINDEQPLLRTTLLDTLLDVLRRNVSRGAKDLAIYELGLVTRPDGRGLKAPIPPLGHRPDEETLRRIHEAVPAQPWHAALVLTGDAAPAGPWGPARPVSATDAVAVVVEAAGALGVRLEVAQAEQTPWHPGRCARLVLPDGTTLGHAGELHPRVLAALELPARTCAAEIDVDLLAAAAGEAVAEAHKLSTYPVAHSDVALVVDERVPAAELERALRDGAGAELEHVVLFDVFRSDQLGPGKKSLAYRLTVRAADRTLTTEEVSALRDRAISAAAQATGATQRGA, via the coding sequence ATGCGCGCACCCGTGTCCTGGTTGCGAGAGCTGGTCGGGGAGGACGCCCTGCCCGTCACGACGACGGGTGCGGACGTCGCCGCCGCCCTGGTCAAGGTCGGCCTGGAGGAGGAGGGCCTGCACGGCGGGGACGTCACCGGCCCCCTCGTCGTCGGGCGGGTCCTGGACTACGCCGACGAGCCGCAGAAGAACGGCAAGGTCATCCGGTGGTGCACCGTCGACGTCGGCGAGCACGGCCAGATGGTGACCGAGGGCAAGCACCAGGAGATCGTCTGCGGCGCCCACAACTTCGCCGTGGGTGACCTGGTCGTCGTGGTGCTCCCCGGCGCCACCCTGCCCGGCGGTTTCCGGATCAGTGCCCGCAAGACCTACGGCCACGTCTCCAACGGCATGATGTGCGCCCTCGACGAGCTCGGCCTCGGCGAGGACCACAGCGGCATCATCGTGCTCGGCGACTACCTGGCCGACGACCCGGAGCGCCTCGCGCGAGCGGTCCCCGGCGCCGACGCCATCGAGCTGCTCGGGCTGGGCGACGAGGTCGTGGAGGTCAACATCACCCCGGACCGCGGCTACGCCTTCAGCATGCGGGGGATCGCCCGCGACCTCGCCCTGTCCCTCGGCGTCCCCTTCACCGACCCCGCCGCCGAGCCGGCCCGGACCGCGCCGGCCGGCGACGGGTCGGGCTATCCGGTGCGGCTCGCGGACGAGGCGCCCCTCGACGGGCGCCCCGGCTGCGACCGGTATGTCGCCCGCGTCGTCCGGGGCGTGGACGTCCACGCCACGACGCCGCCGTGGATGGCGACCCGCCTCACCCAGCTCGGGATGCGCCCGATCTCGCTGACCGTCGACGTGACCAACTACGTGATGCTGCTGCTCGGCCAGCCGCTGCACGCCTTCGACCTCGACCGCCTCTCCGGCTCCATCGAGGTCCGGCGGGCGCGTGCGGGGGAGCGGCTCACCACGCTCGACGGGATCGAGCGTGCGCTGGACCCGCAGGACCTGCTCATCACCGACGCCGGTGAGACCCCGCTCGTCATCGCCGGCGTCATGGGCGGCGCGGACTGCGAGGTCACCGACACCACGACCGACGTCCTGGTCGAGGCCGCCCACTTCGACCCGGTGAGCATCGCCCGGTCGGCGCGTCGCCACAAGCTGCCCAGCGAGGCGGCCAAGCGCTTCGAGCGGGGCGTGGACCCCGAGCTCACCGCCGCCGCGGCCGAGCTCGTCGTCCAGCTCCTCGTGGAGCTCGGCGGCGGCACCGCCGACCCTGGCGCCACCGACGTCGGTTCCGTGACGCTGCCGGAGCCCTTCACCGTCGACGTGACGCTGCCGACCCGCCTGGTGGGGCTCACCTTCGAGCGCCCGGAGGTCCTCGCGGTGCTGCGCGAGATCGGCTGCGACGTCGAGGAGCTCGACGGCGACCTGGTCCGGGTGACGCCGCCGAGCTGGCGCCCCGACCTGCGCAACGGGCCCGACCTCGTGGAGGAGGTCGCCCGGGTGCGGGGCTACGCGCAGATCCCCTCCGAGCTGCCGCGGGCCCCGGGAGGCACCGGCCTGACGCCGGTGCAGCGGGCCCGCCGGCTCCTGGCGGCCACCCTGGCGCAGCAGGGCCTCGTCGAGGTGCTGAGCAGCCCCTTCGTCGCGGAGGCGCGGTTCGACGCCTTCGGCTACGACCCCCAGGACGAGCGACGGCGCACGGTCCGGCTCGCCAACCCCATCAACGACGAGCAGCCGCTGCTGCGCACCACGCTGCTCGACACCCTGCTGGACGTGCTGCGGCGCAACGTGTCCCGCGGCGCCAAGGACCTCGCGATCTACGAGCTGGGCCTGGTGACCCGCCCCGACGGGCGCGGCCTCAAGGCGCCCATCCCCCCGCTCGGGCACCGTCCCGACGAGGAGACGCTGCGGCGCATCCACGAGGCGGTCCCGGCTCAGCCGTGGCACGCCGCGCTGGTCCTGACCGGTGACGCCGCCCCCGCAGGGCCCTGGGGCCCGGCCCGGCCGGTGTCCGCGACCGACGCGGTCGCGGTGGTGGTGGAGGCCGCGGGGGCCCTCGGGGTGAGGCTCGAGGTCGCCCAGGCCGAGCAGACCCCCTGGCACCCCGGCCGGTGCGCCCGGCTCGTCCTGCCCGACGGCACCACCCTCGGGCACGCCGGAGAGCTGCACCCGCGGGTGCTCGCGGCGCTGGAGCTGCCGGCCCGCACCTGCGCTGCCGAGATCGACGTGGACCTGCTCGCCGCGGCGGCCGGGGAGGCCGTCGCCGAGGCTCACAAGCTGTCCACCTACCCCGTCGCACACAGCGACGTCGCCCTCGTCGTCGACGAGCGGGTCCCCGCCGCCGAGCTGGAGCGGGCGCTGCGGGACGGCGCCGGGGCCGAGCTGGAGCACGTCGTCCTCTTCGACGTCTTCCGCAGCGACCAGCTCGGGCCGGGCAAGAAGTCGCTGGCCTACCGCCTCACCGTCCGGGCCGCCGACCGCACCCTCACCACCGAGGAGGTCAGCGCCCTGCGCGACCGCGCGATCTCGGCCGCGGCCCAGGCCACCGGCGCGACCCAGCGAGGTGCCTGA
- a CDS encoding TrmH family RNA methyltransferase, protein MLSNPRSDRVRAVHALTRRAVREREQAFLAEGPQAVREAVAFQPDVVREVYLTPAAAQRHPGIVDDARAAGLRVQTVTDEVLTAMGDTQAPQGMLAVCRRLDVTLDAVLAGDPRLVCVLTHVRDPGNAGTVLRGADAVGADAVVVSEASVDVYNPKVVRSTVGSLFHLPVVVGVPVEEVLGRLRGHGIRLLAADGHGDQLLTAPAVERRLAAPHAWVMGNEAWGMPEETRALCDDVVRVPIHGHAESLNLAMAATVCLYASARALHDDAPH, encoded by the coding sequence GTGCTGAGCAACCCTCGGTCCGACCGGGTCCGCGCGGTGCACGCCCTGACCCGCCGCGCGGTGCGCGAGCGCGAGCAGGCCTTCCTCGCCGAGGGCCCGCAGGCCGTGCGCGAGGCGGTGGCCTTCCAGCCGGACGTGGTCCGGGAGGTCTACCTGACGCCCGCGGCGGCGCAGCGGCACCCCGGGATCGTCGACGACGCCCGCGCCGCGGGCCTGCGGGTGCAGACCGTCACCGACGAGGTCCTCACCGCGATGGGGGACACCCAGGCCCCCCAGGGGATGCTCGCCGTGTGCCGCCGCCTGGACGTGACGCTCGACGCGGTGCTGGCCGGCGACCCCCGGCTGGTGTGCGTCCTCACGCACGTGCGCGACCCCGGCAACGCCGGCACGGTGCTGCGCGGCGCCGACGCCGTCGGCGCGGACGCCGTGGTCGTGAGCGAGGCCAGCGTCGACGTCTACAACCCCAAGGTCGTGCGGTCGACGGTCGGCTCGCTCTTCCACCTGCCCGTGGTCGTCGGTGTGCCCGTCGAGGAGGTGCTGGGGCGGTTGCGGGGGCACGGCATACGCCTGCTGGCGGCCGACGGGCACGGCGACCAGCTGCTGACCGCCCCGGCCGTCGAGCGCCGGCTGGCCGCGCCGCACGCCTGGGTGATGGGCAACGAGGCCTGGGGGATGCCCGAGGAGACCCGCGCGCTGTGCGACGACGTGGTCCGGGTGCCCATCCACGGGCACGCCGAGTCGCTGAACCTCGCCATGGCTGCAACGGTTTGTCTCTACGCTTCGGCACGGGCCCTGCACGACGACGCACCGCACTAG
- a CDS encoding sensor histidine kinase, which produces MTSVTPGVPERQAARPASMPVRCPSQVCDLDVLPDGVVVTDATGVVTAVNSRALAILGADRDAVLGADARVALPLQDLEGRSWWTCADPYGGLATRTRISETLLALPGDREVFLTATLGRERPRGPVVQVVVVLRAAAARRRAEQKTSALISTVAHELRSPLTSVKGFTSTLLRRWDRFSDDQKRLMLETIESDTDRITRLVAELLDVSRIDSGRLELRRQPVDLPRIVERHVEGLVASGHAADRFVLQVQEPLPEVWADPDRVEQVVANLMENALRHGAGVVTVAIAGSPGQDFLLVRVSDEGEGIPEESYPMVFTRFWHSTRRGGTGLGLYVVRGLVQAHGGTISVGRAPCGGAEFCFTLPAGAPEHVA; this is translated from the coding sequence ATGACCTCGGTGACACCTGGCGTGCCGGAGCGACAGGCTGCCCGGCCCGCCTCGATGCCGGTCCGTTGCCCGTCGCAGGTCTGTGACCTGGACGTCCTCCCTGACGGGGTCGTCGTCACGGACGCCACGGGAGTTGTCACCGCCGTCAACTCCCGCGCCCTGGCCATCCTCGGTGCCGACCGTGACGCCGTCCTGGGTGCGGACGCCCGGGTGGCCCTCCCGCTGCAGGACCTCGAGGGCCGCTCCTGGTGGACCTGCGCCGACCCCTACGGCGGCCTGGCGACCCGGACCCGCATCTCCGAGACCCTGCTGGCGCTGCCCGGCGACCGCGAGGTGTTCCTCACCGCCACGCTGGGGCGCGAGCGACCGCGGGGCCCGGTGGTCCAGGTGGTCGTCGTGCTGCGGGCCGCCGCCGCCCGGCGGCGCGCGGAGCAGAAGACCTCGGCCCTCATCTCGACGGTTGCCCACGAGCTGCGGTCCCCGCTCACCAGCGTCAAGGGCTTCACGTCGACGCTGCTGCGCCGCTGGGACCGCTTCAGCGACGACCAGAAGCGGCTCATGCTGGAGACGATCGAGTCCGACACCGACCGCATCACCCGCCTGGTGGCCGAGCTGCTCGACGTGTCACGCATCGACAGCGGCCGCCTGGAGCTGCGCCGCCAGCCGGTCGACCTGCCCCGCATCGTCGAGCGGCACGTCGAGGGCCTCGTCGCCTCGGGCCATGCGGCCGACCGGTTCGTGCTGCAGGTGCAGGAGCCGCTGCCCGAGGTGTGGGCCGACCCGGACCGCGTCGAGCAGGTGGTGGCCAACCTGATGGAGAACGCCCTGCGCCACGGCGCCGGCGTGGTCACCGTCGCGATCGCCGGGTCCCCCGGGCAGGACTTCCTGCTGGTGCGGGTGTCCGACGAGGGCGAGGGCATCCCGGAGGAGAGCTACCCGATGGTGTTCACCCGGTTCTGGCACTCGACCCGTCGGGGTGGCACCGGGCTGGGGCTGTATGTCGTCCGCGGCCTCGTGCAGGCCCACGGGGGCACGATCTCCGTGGGACGGGCACCGTGCGGGGGCGCCGAGTTCTGCTTCACCCTGCCCGCCGGGGCGCCCGAGCACGTTGCCTGA
- the rpmI gene encoding 50S ribosomal protein L35, whose product MPKNKTHSGAKKRFRLTGSGKVMRERAHHVHKFEERAKRQTRRLVPDVVVAKADEKKIKRLLGK is encoded by the coding sequence ATGCCGAAGAACAAGACGCACTCCGGTGCCAAGAAGCGGTTCCGCCTGACCGGCTCCGGCAAGGTCATGCGCGAGCGCGCGCACCACGTGCACAAGTTCGAGGAGCGCGCCAAGCGTCAGACGCGCCGTCTGGTGCCTGACGTCGTCGTCGCCAAGGCCGACGAGAAGAAGATCAAGCGCCTCCTGGGCAAGTGA
- the infC gene encoding translation initiation factor IF-3 translates to MGPNGEQVGIVRVEDALRLAAEADLDLVEVAPMAKPPVAKLMDFGKFKYEAAQKAREARKNQVNTVIKEIKLRPKIDPHDYGTKKGHVVRFLNGGDKVKVTIMFRGREQSKPELGFRLLQRLAEDVSELGFVESAPKQDGRNMVMVLGPTKKKADAKAEQRKRRESAARGPQDEAPEAVDGPESPTE, encoded by the coding sequence GTGGGACCCAACGGTGAGCAGGTCGGCATCGTCCGCGTGGAGGATGCGCTGCGTCTGGCCGCCGAGGCGGACCTCGACCTGGTCGAGGTGGCCCCGATGGCCAAGCCTCCGGTCGCCAAGCTCATGGACTTCGGCAAGTTCAAGTACGAAGCGGCGCAGAAGGCGCGTGAAGCCCGCAAGAACCAGGTCAACACGGTCATCAAGGAGATCAAGCTCCGCCCGAAGATCGACCCGCACGACTACGGCACCAAGAAGGGCCACGTCGTCCGGTTCCTCAACGGCGGCGACAAGGTCAAGGTGACCATCATGTTCCGCGGCCGCGAGCAGTCCAAGCCCGAGCTGGGCTTCCGGCTGCTGCAGCGCCTCGCGGAGGACGTCTCCGAGCTCGGTTTCGTCGAGTCCGCGCCCAAGCAGGACGGCCGCAACATGGTGATGGTCCTCGGCCCCACCAAGAAGAAGGCCGACGCCAAGGCCGAGCAGCGCAAGCGCCGCGAGAGCGCCGCCCGCGGGCCGCAGGACGAGGCGCCCGAGGCCGTCGACGGCCCCGAGTCGCCCACCGAGTAG
- a CDS encoding phosphoketolase family protein produces the protein MRERLAHPSDDEIATLDAWWRADNYLTVGQIYLMANPLLREPLAPGHIKPRLLGHWGTSPGLAFVYAHASRLIRHTGQQTIYLAGPGHGGPALVGAAYLEGEYTPRFPEVTQDVEGLTRFFRQFSAPGGIPSHASVTTPGSIHEGGELGYALIHAFGAVMDNPDLLAVAVVGDGEAETGPLEGSWKGISFLNPARDGAVLPVLHLNGAKIAGPTVLARKDPQEVRELFRGHGYEVIEVEGSDLPGMHRRFAEALATAYGLIREIQDRARAGEAPQTRPRWPMIILRTPKGWTGPHEVDGTLIEGTWRAHQVPLSGVKDDPDHLRLLEEWLRGYRPEELFDESGAPTELVTRNNPPGALSMSGTPHANGGLLTQDLDIPDVQDLEIDVPAPAVVRHESTRVLGELMKGLYERNPRTFRLFCPDESNSNRIGAVFDVSDRMTMERVTPDDVKLSSDGRVMEVLSEHSCHGWLEGYTLTGRHGLFATYEAFAMVSASQTIQHCKWLEEAHHLGWRARIPSLNVLLSSTAWRNDHNGFSHQGPGLIQNVLQMRGDVARIYLPADANTLLAVADHCFRSRSHVNLIVQDKQPQLQYLTLEEAREHCERGASIWDWAGNELDSRDEPDIVLACAGDVVTMETVAAAQILRERLPELSVRVVNVVNLMTLARRKDHPNGMSDMSLEELFTTWQDVVFSFHGYPGAIHQLVHGRNDADRFHVRGFIEQGTTTTPFDMVVRNQASRYHLVMDALNNSQRHPRGSAALKAWCQEQLDRHEAYIREHLQDMPEVRDWVAQDPGSEVSGRQVEA, from the coding sequence GTGCGCGAGCGGCTCGCCCACCCGTCCGACGACGAGATCGCCACCCTGGACGCCTGGTGGCGCGCCGACAACTACCTCACGGTCGGCCAGATCTACCTCATGGCCAACCCGCTGCTGCGCGAGCCGCTCGCCCCCGGGCACATCAAGCCCCGGCTGCTCGGGCACTGGGGCACCTCCCCCGGGCTCGCGTTCGTCTACGCCCACGCGTCCCGGCTGATCCGGCACACCGGGCAGCAGACGATCTACCTCGCCGGGCCCGGGCACGGCGGCCCGGCGCTCGTCGGGGCCGCCTACCTCGAGGGCGAGTACACCCCGCGCTTCCCCGAGGTGACGCAGGACGTGGAGGGGCTCACCCGGTTCTTCCGGCAGTTCTCCGCGCCGGGCGGGATCCCCTCCCACGCCTCGGTGACGACCCCGGGCTCGATCCACGAGGGCGGCGAGCTCGGCTACGCCCTCATCCACGCCTTCGGCGCAGTCATGGACAACCCCGACCTGCTGGCCGTCGCCGTGGTCGGCGACGGCGAGGCCGAGACGGGCCCGCTCGAGGGGTCCTGGAAGGGCATCTCCTTCCTCAACCCCGCCCGCGACGGCGCGGTGCTGCCCGTGCTGCACCTCAACGGCGCCAAGATCGCCGGCCCCACCGTCCTCGCCCGCAAGGACCCGCAGGAGGTGCGCGAGCTCTTCCGCGGCCACGGCTACGAGGTCATCGAGGTCGAGGGCAGCGACCTGCCCGGCATGCACCGGCGGTTCGCCGAGGCGCTGGCGACGGCATACGGCCTCATCCGGGAGATCCAGGACCGGGCGCGCGCGGGAGAGGCGCCGCAGACCAGGCCGCGCTGGCCCATGATCATCCTGCGCACCCCCAAGGGCTGGACCGGCCCGCACGAGGTCGACGGCACGCTGATCGAGGGCACCTGGCGGGCCCACCAGGTCCCGCTGTCCGGGGTCAAGGACGACCCGGACCACCTGCGGCTGCTCGAGGAGTGGCTGCGCGGCTACCGCCCCGAGGAGCTCTTCGACGAGTCGGGCGCACCGACCGAGCTGGTCACCCGCAACAACCCGCCCGGCGCGCTCAGCATGAGCGGCACCCCGCACGCCAACGGCGGGCTGCTCACCCAGGACCTCGACATCCCGGACGTCCAGGACCTGGAGATCGACGTGCCGGCGCCCGCGGTGGTCCGCCACGAGTCGACCCGGGTGCTGGGCGAGCTGATGAAGGGGCTCTACGAGCGCAACCCGCGCACCTTCCGGCTCTTCTGCCCCGACGAGAGCAACAGCAACCGGATCGGAGCCGTCTTCGACGTCTCGGACCGTATGACGATGGAGCGGGTCACCCCCGACGACGTCAAGCTCTCCTCCGACGGGCGCGTCATGGAGGTGCTGTCCGAGCACAGCTGCCACGGCTGGTTGGAGGGCTACACGCTGACCGGTCGGCACGGGCTCTTCGCGACCTACGAGGCGTTCGCGATGGTCAGCGCCTCGCAGACCATCCAGCACTGCAAGTGGCTCGAGGAGGCGCACCACCTGGGGTGGCGGGCCAGGATCCCCAGCCTCAACGTCCTGCTCAGCTCGACGGCCTGGCGCAACGACCACAACGGCTTCAGCCACCAGGGCCCCGGCCTGATCCAGAACGTCCTGCAGATGCGCGGCGACGTCGCTCGCATCTACCTCCCCGCCGACGCCAACACGCTGCTCGCCGTCGCCGACCACTGCTTCCGGTCCCGCTCGCACGTCAACCTGATCGTGCAGGACAAGCAGCCGCAGCTGCAGTACCTCACCCTCGAGGAGGCGCGCGAGCACTGCGAGCGCGGCGCCTCGATCTGGGACTGGGCCGGCAACGAGCTCGACTCCCGCGACGAGCCCGACATCGTGCTGGCCTGCGCGGGCGACGTCGTGACCATGGAGACGGTGGCGGCGGCGCAGATCCTGCGGGAGCGGCTGCCCGAGCTGTCGGTGCGCGTCGTCAACGTCGTCAACCTGATGACGCTGGCGCGCCGCAAGGACCACCCCAACGGCATGTCCGACATGTCCTTAGAGGAGCTGTTCACGACCTGGCAGGACGTGGTCTTCAGCTTCCACGGCTACCCCGGCGCGATCCACCAGCTGGTGCACGGGCGCAACGACGCCGACCGGTTCCACGTGCGGGGCTTCATCGAGCAGGGCACGACCACCACGCCCTTCGACATGGTGGTGCGCAACCAGGCGTCGCGCTACCACCTGGTGATGGACGCGCTCAACAACTCCCAGCGGCACCCGCGCGGGTCCGCCGCGCTCAAGGCCTGGTGCCAGGAGCAGCTCGACCGGCACGAGGCGTACATCCGCGAGCACCTGCAGGACATGCCCGAGGTGCGCGACTGGGTGGCTCAGGACCCCGGCTCCGAGGTCAGCGGGCGACAGGTCGAGGCCTAG
- the rplT gene encoding 50S ribosomal protein L20 — protein sequence MARVKRAVNAQKKRRVVLERASGYRGQRSRLYRKAKEQVTHSLVYAYRDRRARKGDFRRLWIQRINAAARANGMTYNRFVQGLKAAGVEVDRRMLAELAVNDAAAFTALVEIAKANVPAQSATDAA from the coding sequence GTGGCACGCGTGAAGCGGGCAGTCAACGCCCAGAAGAAGCGCCGGGTCGTCCTCGAGCGCGCGAGCGGCTACCGCGGTCAGCGGTCCCGCCTCTACCGCAAGGCCAAGGAGCAGGTCACCCACTCCCTGGTCTACGCCTACCGCGACCGTCGCGCCCGCAAGGGTGACTTCCGACGCCTGTGGATCCAGCGCATCAACGCTGCGGCCCGCGCCAACGGCATGACCTACAACCGCTTCGTCCAGGGCCTCAAGGCCGCGGGCGTCGAGGTGGACCGCCGCATGCTCGCCGAGCTGGCCGTCAACGACGCCGCCGCGTTCACCGCGCTGGTCGAGATCGCCAAGGCCAACGTCCCGGCGCAGTCCGCGACCGACGCCGCCTGA